From the Paludibacterium paludis genome, one window contains:
- a CDS encoding cytochrome ubiquinol oxidase subunit I has product MTLTALDLARIQFAFTVSFHIVFPALSIGLASFIAVLEGLWLKTGRQVYLDLCRFWSKVFAVGFAMGVVSGLVMSYQFGTNWSAFSNFAGSITGPLLTYEVLTAFFLEAGFLGIMLFGWNRVGRRAHFAATVMVAVGTLVSTFWILASNSWMQTPAGFTIADGRVVPVDWWAVIFNPSFPYRLAHMTLSAFIATSLLVAGCAAWHLLRGTRAEGVRISLSMALGILLVLAPLQVFVGDLHGLNTLRHQPAKLAAMEGLWESGPDGVPFTVFGIPDMEAETTRYALEIPRLGSVILTHSWNGQVRGLKAFPKADRPDALIVFWSFRVMVGLGLLMLAMAGASWVLRRRGALFETRWFLRFAVLMSPAGFIAMLAGWFTTEVGRQPWVVYGVMRTADAVSPVTRQAVGVSLMIFVVVYFLVFGTGMYYLLRLLRKGPGTHEPTPSGQKEPFGPWVTWSGRRPLSGAGGGVEDDSEGGEGHV; this is encoded by the coding sequence ATGACTCTGACCGCCCTGGACCTGGCGCGCATCCAGTTCGCCTTCACCGTTTCGTTTCATATTGTGTTTCCCGCCCTGAGCATCGGGTTGGCGAGCTTCATCGCCGTCCTGGAAGGGCTGTGGCTGAAAACCGGCCGCCAGGTCTATCTGGATCTGTGCCGGTTCTGGTCGAAGGTGTTCGCGGTGGGGTTCGCCATGGGGGTCGTCTCCGGGCTGGTGATGAGTTATCAGTTCGGGACGAACTGGAGCGCGTTCTCCAATTTCGCCGGTTCGATCACTGGGCCGTTGCTGACTTACGAAGTGCTCACGGCGTTTTTCCTGGAGGCCGGTTTTCTTGGGATCATGCTGTTCGGCTGGAACCGGGTCGGACGCCGGGCGCATTTTGCCGCCACGGTGATGGTGGCCGTCGGCACGCTGGTCTCGACGTTCTGGATTCTGGCCTCCAATAGCTGGATGCAGACACCCGCCGGTTTTACCATCGCCGACGGCCGGGTCGTGCCGGTTGACTGGTGGGCTGTGATATTCAATCCATCCTTCCCCTATCGGCTGGCGCACATGACCCTGTCCGCCTTCATCGCCACTTCGCTGCTGGTGGCGGGCTGCGCGGCGTGGCACTTGTTGCGCGGAACGCGCGCCGAAGGCGTGCGCATTTCCCTGTCCATGGCGCTGGGCATCCTGCTGGTTCTGGCTCCGCTGCAAGTGTTCGTGGGCGACCTGCACGGGCTCAATACGCTTCGCCATCAGCCGGCCAAACTCGCGGCCATGGAAGGCCTGTGGGAGTCGGGGCCGGACGGCGTTCCTTTCACGGTGTTCGGCATTCCCGACATGGAAGCGGAAACCACCCGCTACGCATTGGAAATACCCCGGCTCGGAAGCGTGATCCTGACGCACAGCTGGAACGGTCAAGTCCGTGGACTCAAGGCCTTTCCGAAAGCGGATCGTCCCGATGCGCTGATCGTGTTCTGGAGTTTCCGGGTGATGGTCGGCCTCGGGCTGCTGATGCTCGCGATGGCCGGCGCCTCCTGGGTGTTGCGCCGGCGCGGCGCGCTTTTCGAAACCCGCTGGTTCCTCCGCTTCGCCGTGCTGATGAGTCCGGCCGGCTTCATCGCCATGCTCGCCGGATGGTTCACCACCGAAGTCGGGCGTCAGCCCTGGGTGGTCTATGGCGTGATGCGTACCGCCGATGCCGTGTCGCCGGTGACACGCCAGGCCGTGGGGGTGTCCCTGATGATCTTTGTGGTTGTGTACTTCCTTGTTTTCGGAACAGGAATGTATTACTTGCTGCGGTTGTTGAGAAAAGGTCCCGGCACCCATGAGCCGACGCCCTCAGGCCAGAAAGAGCCGTTCGGGCCGTGGGTGACCTGGTCGGGTCGGCGACCGCTCTCGGGCGCGGGTGGCGGTGTGGAAGACGATTCGGAAGGAGGCGAAGGCCATGTTTGA
- a CDS encoding PLP-dependent aminotransferase family protein — protein sequence MKRYEEIAESLAGEIRSGQWPPGSRLPSIRELTARHGISPATAFNAYYRLEERGLVRARERSGYFVTGGPQAIRAEPAACARTQLSSHVDISELVFDVLGAAQDPAMLPLGSAFASPDLFPLSRLARSMAASTRFIDPREIVASLPAGNSQLREQIARRYLGMGMHVAPEELIVTSGALEALNLCLSAVARPGDLIAIESPGFYAALQALERLGMKALEIPVHPKRGLDLAALANALDRHPVKACWFMTTFQNPMGASMAQESKQELVELLARHNVPLIEDDVYGELYFGRHCPLPAKAFDRLGLVMHCSSFSKTLAPGYRVGWVAPGRYGQAIERLKLMTTLCASIPAQVALADYLGSGGYDKHLRKLRHTLEGRLAVANEALAAHFPAGARLSRPDGGYFLWVELDEGFDTLELHRTAAAHGIGLAPGPVFSASRTQYRHCLRLNFGAAGPDAMSNGIGNLGELIRSAGRGSQKAVKPAPN from the coding sequence ATGAAACGCTACGAAGAGATTGCCGAATCGCTGGCCGGCGAGATCCGCTCGGGGCAATGGCCGCCAGGCAGCCGCCTCCCTTCCATTCGCGAACTGACCGCGCGCCATGGCATCAGCCCGGCGACCGCGTTCAATGCGTATTACCGGCTCGAAGAGCGCGGGCTTGTCAGAGCCAGGGAACGATCGGGCTATTTCGTGACTGGCGGGCCGCAAGCGATTCGCGCCGAACCGGCCGCATGCGCCCGCACCCAACTGTCATCCCATGTCGATATCAGCGAACTGGTGTTCGACGTGCTTGGCGCGGCGCAGGATCCGGCCATGCTGCCGCTGGGCTCCGCGTTCGCATCGCCCGACCTGTTTCCGCTTTCGCGTCTGGCCCGCTCCATGGCCGCCTCGACGCGCTTCATCGACCCGCGGGAGATCGTGGCCAGTCTGCCGGCGGGCAACAGCCAGTTGCGGGAACAGATCGCGCGGCGCTACCTGGGGATGGGCATGCACGTCGCGCCGGAGGAACTGATCGTCACCAGTGGCGCCCTGGAGGCGCTCAACCTTTGCCTGAGCGCGGTGGCAAGGCCGGGTGATCTGATCGCCATCGAATCACCCGGCTTCTATGCCGCCTTGCAGGCGCTCGAGCGACTCGGCATGAAAGCGCTCGAAATTCCGGTGCACCCCAAGCGTGGTCTGGACCTTGCCGCACTGGCCAACGCCCTGGACCGCCATCCGGTCAAAGCCTGCTGGTTCATGACGACCTTCCAGAATCCGATGGGTGCCAGCATGGCGCAAGAAAGCAAACAGGAGCTGGTGGAGCTGCTCGCGCGCCACAACGTGCCTCTGATCGAAGACGATGTATACGGCGAACTGTATTTCGGTCGGCACTGCCCGCTGCCGGCCAAGGCCTTCGATCGCCTGGGCCTCGTCATGCACTGCAGCTCGTTCTCCAAGACACTGGCGCCGGGTTATCGCGTGGGATGGGTGGCGCCGGGGCGCTACGGACAGGCCATCGAACGACTCAAGCTGATGACCACGCTGTGCGCGAGCATACCCGCGCAGGTCGCGCTGGCCGATTACCTGGGAAGCGGCGGGTACGACAAGCACTTGCGCAAGCTGCGCCACACCCTGGAGGGACGGTTGGCCGTCGCGAACGAGGCGCTGGCGGCGCATTTCCCGGCCGGGGCGCGCCTGTCCCGGCCGGATGGCGGGTATTTTCTCTGGGTGGAGCTCGACGAAGGCTTCGACACGCTGGAACTGCACAGGACGGCGGCGGCCCACGGGATAGGACTGGCGCCCGGGCCGGTGTTTTCCGCGAGCCGCACACAATACCGGCATTGCCTGCGGCTCAATTTCGGGGCCGCGGGACCCGATGCGATGTCCAATGGAATTGGGAATTTGGGTGAACTGATCCGATCAGCCGGACGTGGCTCACAGAAAGCAGTCAAGCCTGCCCCCAACTGA
- a CDS encoding glycosyltransferase family A protein yields MTLSPESSISSGRAVILVAAHADDFALEFAQRLTGSPVMAKYRFILLTDSERSFPPGVECLRPSEIDRLLAANRSLIVQSLSREDHQFAAKRFLRNRNGHYLLATHLDGKGIPGGILRHIVYNKLTDINLFIDQNARAPSGAPGFLGLKNPMVLDQPQLGDRADLRMLHHAYEALLHPSRTDVSGLRKQDDSDICLAYVTHFYCNQQDISSVTNLLARYAAYPSEVISRVHFVVVDDGSPIEYDIPDLALNLTWLKIDQDIRWNQAGARNLGAVYAKSDTMLLTDLDHELPVDAMRRLIARPPCGKRIYKIYRKKPDGSVYSGHSNMFLVSRGRFFECHGYDEEFAGHYGAEDFRFIKYHKARGTLQRYLPKSILCIEREDINRRKSYHSLARDLSFNTPVDSRKKRELAVNGHGHGHSRMFLNFTWRILLDRRLPVTSRRTRHTIWKHLAIFRQILPRF; encoded by the coding sequence ATGACACTTTCCCCCGAGTCGTCCATTTCATCCGGCAGAGCAGTTATCCTGGTGGCAGCGCATGCCGACGATTTCGCCCTGGAATTCGCTCAACGCCTGACAGGAAGTCCAGTCATGGCGAAATACCGCTTCATTCTCCTGACCGACTCGGAGCGATCCTTCCCTCCTGGAGTCGAATGCCTGCGCCCTTCAGAAATCGACCGCCTGCTTGCCGCCAACAGGTCTCTCATTGTGCAAAGCCTGAGCCGCGAAGATCATCAGTTCGCCGCCAAGCGATTTCTGCGCAACCGCAATGGTCATTATTTGCTGGCCACTCACCTTGACGGCAAAGGCATTCCCGGCGGAATACTTCGCCATATTGTTTACAACAAGCTAACCGACATCAATCTGTTCATCGACCAAAACGCGCGCGCGCCATCTGGCGCCCCGGGGTTTCTCGGATTGAAAAATCCGATGGTGCTCGATCAGCCGCAATTGGGAGATCGGGCCGACCTGCGCATGCTGCATCATGCCTACGAAGCATTATTGCACCCCTCCCGCACGGATGTGTCCGGACTTCGCAAACAAGATGACAGCGACATATGTCTTGCTTATGTCACACACTTTTATTGCAACCAGCAAGACATCAGCTCTGTCACAAATCTGCTGGCGCGCTACGCGGCCTACCCCTCAGAAGTGATCAGCCGTGTCCATTTCGTTGTGGTCGACGACGGGTCTCCCATTGAGTACGACATCCCCGACCTCGCTCTTAACCTGACTTGGCTGAAAATCGATCAGGATATTCGTTGGAATCAGGCGGGAGCACGCAACCTGGGTGCGGTATACGCGAAATCCGACACCATGCTGCTCACTGACCTGGATCATGAGCTTCCCGTCGACGCGATGCGCCGTCTGATCGCCCGTCCGCCGTGCGGGAAGCGGATATACAAGATTTATCGCAAAAAACCGGATGGATCAGTGTACAGCGGTCACTCAAACATGTTCCTCGTCTCACGAGGACGGTTTTTCGAATGCCACGGCTATGATGAAGAGTTCGCCGGCCATTACGGCGCCGAGGATTTTCGCTTTATCAAATACCATAAAGCGCGTGGAACCTTGCAGCGCTACTTGCCAAAGTCGATCCTGTGCATTGAGAGAGAAGATATCAACCGTCGAAAATCCTACCACTCGCTGGCCCGGGATCTGTCCTTCAATACGCCGGTAGACAGCCGAAAAAAACGTGAACTTGCCGTAAACGGCCACGGTCACGGCCACAGCCGGATGTTTCTCAATTTTACCTGGCGCATCCTACTGGACCGGCGCTTGCCCGTAACCTCCAGGCGAACCCGGCACACGATCTGGAAACACCTCGCCATCTTCCGTCAGATCTTACCCAGATTCTGA
- a CDS encoding methyl-accepting chemotaxis protein — MKISHKSGLLSAVVLASTIGILSWLQYAAVSSSLLEGKRQEIAQTSQILVAQIENWLNGKLRQIDLVSEAIDSGFSPDRIQEVFHRPLLKKEFLLIFGGLDTDGKPLTNDPTWKPPSDWDARKRPWYPIATGSSRAVLTEPYADAATGEILISAVAKLTEKGAQRGAFGGDLSLQTIAKTLNTVNFDGEGYAFLLSAEGKIISHPNPKLNGKPVAELFGGQAPAFTPDLQEIEANGQKLMVSFTPLTHLDGTRWMVGIVLESDKVLAPVHALGWRSLIGALIGVAVSLVLLSSMMQRILRKPLEQLQRSLAELNSGDADLTRRVDASGNDEFAAVARELNGFLSYLQQLVGDIKSIAQHVTDSSRDSAGKSELSCKEVEHLETELNRLVDAMRQMADTAGEMEHNAQTVAKVAEQAHEEMSDRMQQVVQSGVTTRRMAEVMEETSQSMNELATFSQNIESIVSVITVVADQTNLLALNAAIEAARAGEAGRGFAVVADEVRKLASQTQQATQEIRSMIDQLQKGVSQAKNKMQESRDMANTSVNDSEQTSEVLARIKDAIADINEKNSQIARTVYQQSSATRDISQNAGELLQIGQRVSASAQSQRRLSGDVAHKVDEQDSLISRFRI, encoded by the coding sequence ATGAAAATCTCACACAAGAGCGGTCTGCTGTCTGCCGTGGTCTTGGCCTCCACCATCGGCATTCTGTCCTGGCTACAGTACGCTGCTGTCTCATCCAGCCTGCTGGAAGGGAAGCGCCAGGAAATCGCCCAGACCAGCCAAATCCTCGTTGCGCAAATCGAAAACTGGCTCAATGGCAAATTGCGCCAGATCGATCTGGTCTCGGAGGCTATCGACTCGGGATTCAGTCCTGACCGCATTCAGGAAGTCTTTCACCGCCCTCTCCTGAAAAAAGAATTCCTGCTGATTTTCGGCGGCCTGGACACCGATGGCAAACCGCTGACCAATGACCCCACCTGGAAACCACCGTCAGACTGGGATGCCCGCAAACGCCCCTGGTATCCTATCGCCACCGGCAGCAGCCGGGCGGTGCTGACCGAACCCTACGCCGACGCGGCGACCGGCGAGATCCTGATTTCCGCCGTGGCGAAACTGACGGAAAAGGGAGCACAGCGCGGCGCCTTCGGCGGGGACCTGAGTTTGCAGACCATCGCCAAAACCCTGAATACCGTCAACTTCGACGGCGAGGGCTACGCCTTCCTGCTGTCCGCCGAAGGCAAGATCATCAGCCACCCCAATCCGAAGCTCAATGGTAAACCGGTCGCCGAACTGTTCGGCGGACAGGCTCCGGCATTCACCCCGGACCTGCAGGAAATCGAGGCCAACGGGCAAAAACTGATGGTGTCCTTCACGCCATTGACCCATCTGGATGGCACGCGCTGGATGGTCGGTATCGTGCTCGAATCGGACAAAGTCCTGGCCCCCGTCCATGCGCTCGGCTGGCGTTCGCTGATCGGCGCGCTGATCGGTGTCGCGGTGAGTCTCGTTCTGCTCAGCTCGATGATGCAGCGCATTTTGCGCAAACCGCTGGAACAACTGCAACGTTCGCTGGCCGAACTCAATAGCGGCGACGCCGATCTGACCCGACGGGTGGACGCATCCGGCAATGACGAGTTCGCCGCCGTGGCGCGCGAACTGAACGGTTTCCTGAGTTACCTGCAACAGTTGGTCGGCGACATCAAATCCATCGCGCAGCATGTCACGGACAGTTCGCGGGACAGCGCGGGCAAATCGGAACTCAGCTGCAAGGAAGTGGAGCATCTCGAAACGGAATTGAACCGCCTGGTCGATGCCATGCGTCAGATGGCCGACACGGCAGGAGAGATGGAACACAATGCCCAGACAGTCGCCAAGGTCGCGGAACAAGCCCATGAGGAGATGAGCGACAGGATGCAGCAGGTCGTTCAATCGGGCGTGACGACGCGCCGCATGGCCGAAGTCATGGAGGAAACCTCCCAGTCGATGAACGAACTGGCGACATTCAGTCAGAACATCGAATCCATTGTTTCGGTCATCACCGTGGTCGCCGACCAGACCAACCTGCTTGCCCTGAATGCCGCGATCGAAGCGGCACGGGCCGGAGAAGCGGGACGCGGATTCGCCGTCGTGGCCGACGAGGTTCGCAAGCTGGCATCCCAGACGCAGCAGGCGACCCAGGAAATCCGCAGCATGATCGATCAGTTGCAAAAGGGTGTGTCGCAGGCCAAAAACAAGATGCAGGAAAGCCGGGACATGGCGAACACCTCGGTCAACGACTCGGAACAAACCAGCGAAGTCCTGGCCAGGATCAAGGATGCGATCGCCGACATCAACGAGAAAAACTCGCAGATCGCCCGGACGGTTTACCAACAAAGCAGCGCGACGAGGGATATCAGCCAGAACGCCGGAGAGCTGCTGCAGATCGGTCAGCGGGTTTCCGCCTCGGCGCAGAGCCAGCGACGTCTCTCCGGAGATGTCGCGCACAAAGTGGACGAGCAGGATTCGCTGATTTCGCGCTTCCGCATCTGA
- a CDS encoding substrate-binding periplasmic protein, which translates to MKFGKTLGWCGLMALTPPALAAGGVTEVVVYADAGYPPYAYQEGGMPRGVYTDILKQAFSRMKGYSVTIRAEPWPRILASVKRGEYFAFYPPYQHRKERPYVEPYSVAILEERVEPLCREAVMHAKRTRFPDDFGGLRILRNASFAIGGEGLASFSAQGRIQLAEVASTSQALRMIAANRADCYLGDPQAVGFELRANPVYDVSGKLLTLLPGPEISRNTGHVGYAADGRRFPFKDDFVRQLDAILSRMRQNGEIDAIAKRHFKQENAKQGRLDAPPNGR; encoded by the coding sequence ATGAAGTTCGGAAAAACGCTGGGGTGGTGCGGCCTGATGGCCTTGACGCCGCCCGCCCTGGCGGCCGGCGGCGTGACCGAAGTCGTGGTGTACGCCGATGCCGGATATCCGCCCTACGCTTATCAGGAAGGAGGCATGCCGCGCGGGGTTTATACAGATATACTGAAACAGGCGTTTTCCAGGATGAAAGGCTACTCGGTCACGATCCGCGCCGAGCCGTGGCCGCGCATTCTCGCCTCAGTGAAGCGCGGCGAGTATTTCGCTTTTTACCCTCCCTACCAGCATCGCAAGGAACGACCGTATGTGGAACCCTATTCCGTCGCGATACTGGAAGAGCGGGTGGAACCCCTATGCCGCGAAGCGGTGATGCATGCCAAACGCACGCGCTTCCCCGACGACTTTGGCGGACTGCGCATCCTTCGCAATGCGAGTTTCGCGATCGGCGGAGAAGGGCTGGCATCCTTCAGCGCCCAAGGTCGGATCCAGCTGGCCGAAGTGGCCAGCACCTCCCAGGCACTCAGGATGATTGCGGCCAACCGCGCAGACTGTTATCTGGGCGATCCGCAGGCGGTCGGTTTTGAATTGCGCGCCAACCCGGTCTACGACGTTTCGGGCAAGCTACTGACACTGCTTCCCGGCCCGGAGATTTCGCGAAACACGGGTCACGTGGGGTATGCGGCCGATGGCCGGCGCTTCCCGTTCAAGGATGATTTCGTGCGTCAGCTGGACGCCATTCTTTCCCGCATGCGACAGAACGGCGAGATCGATGCGATCGCCAAACGCCATTTCAAACAGGAAAACGCCAAACAAGGGAGGCTTGACGCCCCGCCCAATGGAAGGTAG
- a CDS encoding SMR family transporter, translating to MQPLTTYGVLLLAIVLEVIGTSSMQASQQFTRLWPSLLTLCCYAGAFFCLSLTLKHIPVGLAYAMWSGIGIVLVSLIGYFVFGQKLDLPAIAGLGLIIAGVLVINLLSKTAAH from the coding sequence ATGCAACCCTTGACAACCTACGGTGTGCTCCTGCTGGCGATCGTTCTTGAAGTGATCGGCACGTCCTCCATGCAGGCATCCCAGCAGTTCACCCGCTTGTGGCCGAGCCTGCTAACGCTATGTTGCTATGCCGGCGCTTTTTTCTGTCTGTCGCTCACACTCAAGCACATCCCCGTCGGTCTGGCCTACGCCATGTGGAGCGGCATCGGCATCGTGCTGGTTTCGCTGATCGGCTACTTCGTCTTCGGGCAGAAACTCGATCTGCCGGCGATTGCCGGCCTTGGCCTGATCATCGCGGGGGTGCTGGTGATCAACCTGCTCTCGAAAACCGCGGCTCACTGA
- a CDS encoding VOC family protein produces the protein MELSTARIFVRDIAEARSFYADILGLPLKADRCEEGFCVFTAGAAILVVQEVSNDAPEDELELVGRFTGLSFTVTDVPARHAELTARGAVFTVLPEAQPWGGVLATLCDPSGNELQIVQYPEA, from the coding sequence GTGGAACTGAGCACTGCGCGCATTTTTGTCCGGGATATCGCCGAGGCCCGTTCTTTTTATGCCGACATTCTGGGGTTGCCGCTCAAGGCCGACCGCTGCGAGGAAGGGTTTTGCGTGTTCACCGCCGGTGCGGCCATTCTGGTCGTGCAGGAAGTGTCCAACGACGCGCCCGAGGATGAGCTGGAACTGGTCGGCCGTTTTACCGGCCTGTCCTTTACCGTGACCGATGTGCCGGCCCGGCATGCCGAGCTGACCGCGCGCGGCGCGGTATTCACTGTTTTGCCCGAGGCGCAGCCGTGGGGCGGGGTGTTGGCCACTTTGTGCGACCCGTCGGGCAACGAGCTGCAGATCGTGCAGTACCCCGAGGCGTGA
- a CDS encoding deaminase domain-containing protein, protein MPTRSHHTRHFLAAGGLAFATELNRLYRARWALTASRRQLHTPGCFASAIYRIESAERRGFAFVKSHSRPVNGASRRFVDGLWQLNGTGAAQPPWIRYPATFAANRQGKCYLRTSDAEYLIVNHLAVIIADEFAGRAAGTLALAIEYPPCASCRKVIDRLRKAHPALLISVQWPRYRSHKRISRNTVRRSLKRR, encoded by the coding sequence ATGCCAACACGCTCCCACCATACCCGTCACTTTCTCGCCGCAGGAGGACTGGCCTTCGCCACCGAACTGAACCGGCTTTATCGCGCGCGCTGGGCGCTGACGGCATCCCGGCGCCAGCTCCACACCCCGGGATGCTTCGCCTCGGCGATCTACCGGATCGAATCGGCCGAACGCCGCGGGTTCGCCTTTGTCAAATCCCACAGCCGGCCTGTTAACGGCGCTTCGCGCCGATTCGTTGACGGCCTGTGGCAGTTGAACGGCACCGGCGCCGCCCAGCCGCCTTGGATCCGCTATCCGGCGACCTTCGCCGCGAATCGCCAGGGCAAGTGCTACTTGCGGACCTCCGACGCGGAATACCTGATCGTCAATCACCTGGCGGTCATCATCGCGGATGAGTTTGCCGGAAGAGCGGCGGGCACGCTTGCACTGGCGATCGAATACCCGCCCTGCGCATCGTGCAGAAAGGTCATCGACCGACTGCGCAAGGCGCATCCCGCCTTGCTGATTTCCGTTCAATGGCCACGCTACCGCAGCCATAAACGCATATCGCGCAATACTGTGAGAAGGAGCCTAAAACGGCGATGA
- a CDS encoding oxidoreductase — MPSSLRVGLVGYGYAASTFHAPLIASVPGLRLAAVSSRDPGRVAAALPGVETCDSPDKLFAREDIDLVVIPTPNDSHFPLALAALASGKHVVVDKPFTLNAAEARELIARAQESRRFLSVFHNRRWDGDFLTVRQLLASQALGRLVHFESHFDRYRPEVRARWREIDLPGSGLWYDLGPHLLDQALMLFGPPEALSLDLDTQRDGASCVDWFHAVLRYDRLRVILHGGTLAAEPGPRFTLHGTRGSFVKRGPDRQEERLKAGVEPGGEGWGLDPDPGWLVTVCDGVETRRACDGVPGDYRCYYAGVRDAIVTGAANPVPPGDALEVMRWLDLGLASASEGRALGL, encoded by the coding sequence ATGCCCTCATCCTTGCGGGTCGGTCTGGTCGGTTACGGCTATGCCGCTTCCACGTTTCATGCGCCGCTGATCGCCAGCGTGCCGGGGTTGCGTCTTGCCGCGGTGTCCAGTCGTGACCCTGGAAGGGTCGCGGCGGCACTGCCGGGCGTGGAAACATGCGACTCGCCTGACAAGCTGTTTGCCCGCGAGGATATCGATCTGGTCGTGATCCCGACCCCGAACGACAGTCATTTTCCGTTGGCGCTGGCCGCGCTCGCCTCGGGCAAGCATGTTGTGGTGGACAAGCCGTTCACCCTCAACGCCGCCGAGGCCCGCGAGCTGATTGCCCGTGCGCAGGAGAGCCGGCGGTTTTTGTCGGTGTTTCACAATCGCCGGTGGGATGGGGATTTTTTGACAGTGCGGCAGTTGTTGGCGTCGCAGGCGCTGGGGCGGCTCGTTCATTTCGAATCGCATTTTGACCGCTACCGGCCCGAAGTACGGGCGCGCTGGCGCGAAATCGATTTACCCGGCAGCGGGCTGTGGTATGACCTCGGGCCGCACTTGCTCGACCAGGCGCTGATGCTGTTCGGTCCGCCGGAAGCCCTGTCGCTCGATCTGGATACGCAGCGTGACGGCGCGAGTTGCGTCGACTGGTTTCACGCCGTGCTGCGTTACGATCGGCTGCGTGTCATTCTTCATGGCGGCACGCTGGCGGCCGAGCCGGGTCCGCGCTTCACGCTGCACGGCACGCGCGGCAGTTTCGTCAAGCGCGGTCCGGATCGCCAGGAAGAGAGGCTCAAAGCGGGCGTGGAGCCCGGTGGCGAAGGTTGGGGGTTGGACCCCGATCCGGGCTGGCTCGTGACGGTGTGCGACGGTGTCGAAACGCGGCGGGCATGCGATGGCGTGCCGGGGGATTACCGTTGCTATTATGCTGGCGTGCGCGACGCGATTGTGACGGGTGCCGCCAATCCCGTGCCGCCCGGCGACGCGCTCGAAGTGATGCGCTGGCTGGATCTCGGGCTTGCCTCGGCAAGTGAGGGCCGGGCGCTCGGGCTTTGA
- a CDS encoding class I SAM-dependent methyltransferase — protein sequence MTKGFHSARCATPADITLATPGPASFLNETAMQQYDSDIIDHNRQAWDRQAHNGGDWSRPVDSDTIAAARQGRWQVRLTPSNLPGHWLGDVTGKEVLCLASAGGQQAPVLSAVGGRVTVFDVSPGQLNKDREVALRDGLALTLEEGDMRDLSRFADASFDIVFHPISNLYVPDIRPVWKECARVLRPGGRLLSSFYNPVVFVADRNPEDAANGLIRPRYRLPYSDLADLDATALAQKREKGDALAFGHSLTDQIAGQIDAGLLIAGFYEDDPPSPRFLIDRYLPTFLATLAVNPRQTGARRRTCPYAPTPPARRALI from the coding sequence ATGACAAAAGGTTTTCATTCCGCCCGGTGCGCGACACCCGCAGACATCACCTTGGCCACCCCCGGTCCGGCATCGTTTCTCAATGAAACGGCCATGCAGCAATACGACTCCGACATCATCGACCACAACCGGCAGGCCTGGGATCGCCAGGCGCACAACGGAGGCGACTGGTCGCGCCCCGTTGATTCCGACACCATCGCCGCCGCCCGCCAAGGCCGCTGGCAAGTGCGGCTGACACCCTCCAACCTTCCCGGACACTGGCTCGGCGACGTAACCGGCAAAGAAGTGCTGTGCCTCGCCTCGGCAGGCGGACAGCAGGCGCCGGTCCTGTCGGCGGTCGGGGGCCGCGTCACGGTATTCGACGTTTCGCCCGGGCAGCTGAACAAGGATCGCGAGGTCGCACTGCGCGACGGACTCGCACTGACCCTCGAAGAAGGCGACATGCGCGATCTGTCGCGCTTTGCCGACGCAAGCTTCGACATTGTCTTCCATCCGATTTCCAACCTCTACGTACCGGATATCCGCCCCGTCTGGAAAGAATGCGCACGAGTACTGCGACCCGGCGGCCGACTGCTGTCGAGTTTTTACAACCCGGTGGTGTTCGTGGCGGATCGCAATCCTGAGGATGCCGCGAACGGGCTGATCCGGCCGCGCTACCGGCTACCCTACTCGGACCTCGCCGATCTTGACGCTACCGCGCTGGCGCAAAAGCGCGAGAAAGGAGACGCACTGGCGTTCGGACACTCGCTCACCGACCAAATCGCGGGGCAAATCGACGCGGGCCTGCTCATCGCCGGGTTTTACGAAGACGATCCGCCGTCGCCCCGCTTCCTGATCGATCGGTACCTGCCGACTTTCCTCGCCACGCTGGCGGTCAACCCCAGACAAACCGGAGCACGCCGGCGAACCTGCCCGTATGCGCCGACTCCCCCGGCGAGGCGGGCGCTGATATAG